The DNA window TGTCAGAAAACTACTCTCCTTCATTTTTGTAGGTACATAGAATGCTGAATGAATCAGAAAGAAGATCTCTATAACACTTCTCAACATGCTGATGCTTCAGAAGTCTCAAGCGTCTCCAGAAGAAACAGTCTCTCCCAAGATGTTGCTGCCCCAGATCAGAATTAAGTCTACATCTGGTACAAGCTGTCACGTCAAGATAAGATGTCAAAGATATGTTCGTCAAAATAGTTGTTGCTCATTATTCTGAAGACATAGTCAAATATCAGTTGATAAGGATTCATCTAAAATACAGTATAGTCGATGACTCTTGTTCAGATATCTAGACGCGTTCCTCAGATATGTTGTTGCACTATTATTTGAAGACATTGTTCTATTCTGAAAGGACTCAAACACTATATCTTGTATTGCTCGTGTTGTCCCACTATCAAATCAGTTATCTCTCCAGATATAAATTTGATATAGGAAGATCTGCATCATACTTCAAAAAGGTTGCTGCCATTatttctgaaagacaaagttatgTTCTTATTAAGTTCTGATGTTCTTATGTTGTCCCAACAAAGTAGTTTCTGGACTACTCATCAGATACATCATCATAAgaacaaagaaaataaagtgatcTCTTTTAAGCCTTTACTTTAGAATCAGAAGTACATCAAATTAAGATAAGATCAAAAAACTTTCTCATGAAGATTCAGTACAACGCTCTACTCAACAAATCCTAAATATCAAAACGTTCATACTATTCAAAAGTTGTCTTCCATGCCATCATATCAAAGTCGCAAGCTACAAGACTAAGGAAGTAACATGTTTCAACATCCAACATCTACACTTATATCCGTTGGAAAGTAACTGTTGGCTTTGAAGAAAAGACTCTTCTATCCTCTCAATGTCTCTTTCCCTTAAAAGTATAAATGAAGATCAAGACTTTAGGAGAAACGCTGTTGGTTGCCACTTCAAAAGTCGAAGCTACAAACTGCAAGTGCAAAAGCCAAGCCAAAGCCCAAGTATTCAATGCAAGCGAAAGCTAATACAAGAAGCTGAAGCTAAAAGAAAAGAgtaaaaagaatgaagaaaaagaagagaagattACTACAAGATGCACATCAACATTTTATCATAAACATCTTTGTAGAATCTATAAAAATcaaggagttgttgctcatatcttgctcaacacttttgtgttgtttgtACTTAAATCTTTTGTGTAATATGCTTTATAGAAGCAATCTTGTAAACACAACTAATAATCAATTTCTATTGATTATTCCTTGAGTGACTAGTCTTAGTCTATATACTCAAGAAGACGGTGACTGGTTGTCATCGTGGGAAATCTTCTTTAAGGGGccagttgggtcagaattcttaaaGGATTCATTGATCGTTATATCTTTTAAGGGACCATTAGAGTCATAATTCTTAAGGGATCACTAACAGGCTGATCAATGTGCTTTGGGAAAATCTTCTTTAGGGGGTCAGTTGGGTCATAATTCTTAAAGAAGTCATTGATTGTTATATCTCTTAAGGGACCAGTTGTGTTAGAATTCTTAAGAGATCACTAACAGGGTTGATCAATGTTTTGTTGTTAGTCACTAGCAGTTGGCCAGTACAATTGTAATCATTtctatgattagtggattaagttttTTTCTAAGGCAAAATTACCTTTGCGGATGGACAGGACTAACATTTTCTAAGGGGAACCTAGATAACTGAATGTGTCATCTTTCTATTTCTAGCATGTGTTAATGTTTATCTAAATGAATATTTTTCTAAGAagggaaaagttttgaaaacccaattcaaaccccccatttattgtgtttttctccaccttcacacGACCGACCTATGCTAGAGTTTTAAGACTCTGAGAAGGTTGTGGTATGTCTAATGAATTATTCCCCTTGTAATCACGGCTACCATAGGACACTTTGACGTCTATCAGATTTTGATTGAAGAGGGAAGTTTGTGTGACATCCTCTACTAGTCTCTATTTGAAAAATTGGGCCTAGGCAGAGGAAGCCTAATACCATAGAACGACTCAGATCTATAAGTGTTCAATGGGGTTGACCACTCATCCTTGGGGATATATGGAGTTAATGGTATCCGGAGAAGAGGGAATAGAACTTTGATCCATACTCATATAGAGACTTGTATTTTGTGAACAATGATGTTTGCTTATTTAATAACAAATGATGTACGGTTGTAACATTCTTACCACCATTTTGACTTAATATATagtattttaattgaatatttattaaaaaaaatatcaattttaacttaatactttatatatatatatatatatatatatatatatatatatatatatatataaaatgtttaTTGCTATCAATTTAAGAAACTTACTGCATAATAAGTTAATGTTCTGAGGTTGGATCTGGAGATTGTTATCTATACTCACCCTTAAATTTATCTGAAAATTAACATCTGATTAACTTTTTGAAATGATGAGAGTGCCTCTctagtaaagttttttttttttttttggctacATAAATGTATTTGAATTCCAATCTCCAAACGCTCTAATAGTATTTTTGAATTTTACAATGGTGACTGATAATCTTGTAGAGTGGGAAGAACAATGCCTTAATCTTTTGTATAAACACAaccttaaaaattaataaaaactaattagATCTTAACAAAGCCCACTAATGGTTGAAAGTGGCTTTATTTTAGTTAACAATTTTTCAAAATAGCTTAATAAATAAGTAAGGCAATTAATTGATCCCAGTGTCGTTTCTTTCTTAAAGTTGTTTCCTTTTGACTCATACCTCTTTTACTTTTTTGTTGCTGAGGTGGTAGTGCATGTGACAGCAACAACTTTAACTAAGAGTGTGCATTGCTTAACCAACAAGGAGcaaattgaaaacaaaaaacaattactaaaattttatttgatcaaaaGTTGAAGACTTTATCATGAAACAAATCACTAAATCAATTGGAACCTTTTTTTTCTATATGGCTAAAGCCTTTCCCACAATCTAACCATAATTTCACAAACTCTCATAGAGTCATAGCTATGCCAATGAACAATGGCCAAAGCCAACAATCCACCAGGTGGTATAAGCAATGCTTTATGCCCACAAGTGGTGATAGTTCAGATGATTCTGATACCGAATCTGTAGTCATAGCTCCATGTACTTCAACTCATACTAGTATATGGCAAGAACCTTCTCCACCACATTCACCACCTCATCCAGAACCTGATATCGACTGGCTTCCTCTTCCACCGCCGCCACCTCCTGATATCGACCGGCTTCCTCTTCCACCGCCGCCACCTCCGCCTTTTTTACCATTAACGCCGCTACAACGGTCTTCACAAATGCCATCACTATGGCAACCATTATCACCATCACCAAATCCAGTACCTCAACTCAACTGGAACTGGCGTACTCCACCGCCGCCGCCTCCTCCTCCTGTGTTACTAACAACACTTGCTTTacaaccaccaccaccacggAATAATGGTTCCCCTTCTGTGATCGAGGAAGTTCGACCCGGTGTAAATCAAACCGAGTTCCTTCGAATTCCGGACAGTGTCATCAATGCAATTCAAATGGTAACAATCTCGGAGTTGCATGAAAGTGATGAACTCTCACAATGTCCTATCTGCATGGAGGACTTCAAACTGGGCGATCAAGCATGTCAATTACCCTGCAACCATAGGTACAAGTTTGAATGTATTCTTCGATGGCTTAACAACAACACGACATGTCCGGTTTGCAGACTTCAGTTAGAGGGTTTTGTTGGAGAAGGTAGTTGTTATAACATaaatgatgatggtgatggtgaTGGTGATCATGATGATGATAGTTTAGACCTTGAACCTCAAATTCCACCACCAGAAGTAAATATTAGTTTGGAAGACCTTTTTCAGTTTTCTCCACGTTCGCATGTTACAGAGAATGGTGCAGATCACAACTCTGATGAAGGTGACTATGACAGTGCATGTGATGATTTAGGTGATGCTCATGAAGATGGAGAAAGATTTGGTAATAATTCAAGTAGTCGTAATTCACAAATTTAGCAATTTGAGTTGAAAATTGATGCCTGTAATGAACCTATGGAATTATGACATGATATATAACTGAATTGTATTTTACAATTTGGGTTGATTGTTGATTTGCATGCTGAGTATCTATAAACTATGTTAAATGGAAGGATCGGATAAAGTTTTACATATGATGTACAAGTTGAATCATTAATAATGCTTAGAGGAGTGCTaacaacactctcttttgaacactctctcaaacactcacttttttattggttgaaacatgtgtgggcccctcattttaaaaatatgtcctacataaagtagtaggacccgtgtttgagagagtgttcaagagagagtgttgctagcattcATCATAATGCTTATGTAAGCTTGCCCACACcagaattattttttttttgtcataATTAAAAGTTAGTGGGTTGGGTCAATTCATGGACCTAGAATATTTGGGTCATATATGGGTTGCTAGGAGATTTTAGAGAAATCTTGCTCTCACCCCGAAATTGAACCTAACACTtccacattttttttaaatgaaaaattatccttcatattctttaattttcaaaatttttacattctgtaaaaaaaaatttctaTGAAAAACCGGTACAAACAAATTTACGCAATTGGCTTTTTATGTCTTTTTACCATACATTTAAAAATCTGGTATGAGGTTTTATCggatttttattaaatatcagaAAATCTCTTGAAGTTTTATCGGATTTTTTGCAAATACAGGGAAAAATTATGCAGTCTTACCATTTTTTTAAATCCGAAAATCCCTTGAAATTTTACcggtttttttcaaaaattcgaTTTTGTTTCATGTTTAACCGATTTTTTTAGAAAAGTCTGGAATCGAAATGGTGTTTAA is part of the Vicia villosa cultivar HV-30 ecotype Madison, WI linkage group LG2, Vvil1.0, whole genome shotgun sequence genome and encodes:
- the LOC131645991 gene encoding uncharacterized protein LOC131645991 yields the protein MPMNNGQSQQSTRWYKQCFMPTSGDSSDDSDTESVVIAPCTSTHTSIWQEPSPPHSPPHPEPDIDWLPLPPPPPPDIDRLPLPPPPPPPFLPLTPLQRSSQMPSLWQPLSPSPNPVPQLNWNWRTPPPPPPPPVLLTTLALQPPPPRNNGSPSVIEEVRPGVNQTEFLRIPDSVINAIQMVTISELHESDELSQCPICMEDFKLGDQACQLPCNHRYKFECILRWLNNNTTCPVCRLQLEGFVGEGSCYNINDDGDGDGDHDDDSLDLEPQIPPPEVNISLEDLFQFSPRSHVTENGADHNSDEGDYDSACDDLGDAHEDGERFGNNSSSRNSQI